The Parabacteroides sp. AD58 genome includes a window with the following:
- a CDS encoding M48 family metallopeptidase gives MKKWILSMGVLFMLYGCGSVPLTGRKQLLLVSDQEVLSASLTQYSDYMKTAKKSTSTKDASMVTRVGKKIAAATEAYLKQNGLESEIQNFSWEFNLVKDDQVNAFCMPGGKIVVYEGLMNLVSSDDELAVVIGHEVAHAVAKHSNERMSQQIVAQYGSAILSAAVANKSAAVQQVAGTVYGLGAQYGVMLPFSRKHETEADYMGLVLMTMAGYNPDVAVGFWQKMSAGSNGKVPEFMSTHPSDATRIADIEKALPSIKAQYGKK, from the coding sequence ATGAAAAAGTGGATTTTATCAATGGGAGTATTGTTTATGTTATACGGTTGTGGAAGTGTCCCATTAACCGGTCGTAAACAATTGTTGCTGGTAAGTGACCAAGAGGTTCTGTCCGCCAGTTTGACGCAGTATTCAGATTATATGAAGACTGCCAAAAAGTCAACTTCAACCAAGGATGCCAGTATGGTGACTCGTGTAGGGAAGAAGATTGCGGCAGCTACTGAAGCTTATCTGAAACAGAATGGTCTGGAGAGCGAAATCCAGAATTTCTCGTGGGAATTTAATCTGGTCAAAGATGATCAGGTAAATGCTTTCTGCATGCCGGGAGGAAAGATTGTTGTATATGAAGGATTGATGAATCTGGTATCGTCGGATGATGAACTGGCTGTTGTGATAGGACATGAAGTGGCTCATGCCGTGGCAAAACATAGCAATGAACGTATGAGTCAGCAGATTGTGGCACAGTATGGAAGTGCTATTCTTAGTGCGGCAGTGGCAAATAAGAGCGCGGCAGTGCAGCAGGTTGCCGGTACGGTTTACGGATTAGGAGCACAGTACGGTGTGATGTTACCTTTTTCAAGGAAACATGAAACGGAAGCCGATTATATGGGACTTGTCCTGATGACGATGGCTGGTTATAATCCGGATGTCGCGGTTGGCTTTTGGCAGAAAATGTCGGCGGGATCAAACGGTAAAGTGCCCGAGTTTATGAGTACGCATCCCAGCGATGCGACTCGAATCGCTGATATTGAGAAAGCCTTGCCAAGCATCAAGGCCCAATATGGCAAGAAATAA